GGTATCGTGCATTTCCCGAGCCGGATGGCCCTCGGGGAAATTGAGCGCGGTGAAGTTGAGATAGTCGGTCTCGATATCGGGACCTTCGGCGATGGAAAAGCCCATGTCGGAAAAGATCGCGGTGATCTCGTCGATGGTCTGGCTGATCGGGTGGATGCGGCCACGCGCGGTGGGCGCCGGTTGCAGCGGCAGGGTGATGTCGAGGGTTTCAGCCGCGAGGCGGGCGTCGAGGGCGGCGGCGCCGAGCGCGGCGCTGCGGGCCTCGATGAGGCCCGCAATTTCGGCCTTGAGGCCGTTGATGGCCGGGCCGGCGCTCTTGCGCTCTTCTGGCGCCATGGAACCAAGCGAAGCCAGCAGCGCCGAGACACTGCCCTTCTTGCCCAGCGCGGCAACGCGGACGGCATCAAGCGCGGCCTCATCGGCGGCGGCGGCAATGGCCGCGCCAAGGTCGGTGCGCAGGGTATCGATCTGGGTATCCAGGGACATGGTATTTCTCGTCAATTCGGTTGGCTGCGTTAGAGCATTTTGAATGCGCGGAGTCAGGTGGAAAGTGCAGATTGGCCCTTTGAGCGCCGCTCTCATAGCCTTCTCACCTGAAGCGCTCCATCGGAGCGATTTGCCTATGGCAGGCTCGAAGGGCAAAGAAAAACGCCCCGCGCCAGCCCAAAGGGCAGCGCAAGGCGTCAAATTCGACCTCAGCAGGGCGGGGGAGAGTTAGGCGGCGGTGACGCGGGCGTGGGTAACGGTGTCCACGCTCTCGAGATATGCCAGAGCAGCCTTGGCCTTAGCGACCAGCACGTTGAACGCTTCAGGCTGGGTGATCGCGAGATCGCTCAGCACCTTACGATCGACGGCAATCTCAGCCTTGCTGAGGCCGTCGATAAATCGACCATAGGTCAGGCCCTGATCGCGCACGGCAGCGTTGATACGCTGGATCCAGAGGGCGCGGAAATTGCGCTTCTTGATACGACGATCGCGATAGGCATACTGGCCGGCCTTTTCGACGGCCTGCTTGGCGATACGGATCGTCGACTTGCGGCGGCCATAATAGCCTTCTGCAGCCTTGAGAACTTTTTTGTGGCGGGCGTGATTGGTAACGCCTCTTTTAACGCGTGACATGTGTCAGCTTCCTTTCAGCGTTAGCGATTGTACGGCATGTACCACTTGACCAGACCCTCGTCGCCCTTGGACAGGATCTTGGTACCGCGGTTCGTGCGAATGTACTTGGCATTGTGGTTGATCAGGCGGTGGCGCTTGCCGGCGACGCCTGCCTTGACACGACCGGTCGCTGTGAAACTGAAACGCTTTTTGGCGCCAGATTTCGTCTTCATCTTGGGCATTTTGCGGGTCCTTATAAGAGATTGGATGGATTTGGCCCATCGCATTCAGAGATCGCCACGGCATGCCTGTTGGCCGGGCGATCCGGAGAAGTCGGCTCTATAGGCGGAAAGCGGGCGCAGAGCAAGAGCCCCAGGGGCTGCAAACGCGCGCTGGCCCCGCCTTGATCACCCCTGCCGGCAGCCGGTGGCCGGACCCGCGGCAAGTCAAGGGCGGCTCGGCCCCGTGCCATGCCCGCGAACGGGTGACCGGGGGACCGGGTCGAGGTGGCAATCCAGACGGGATTGTCAGACGTAAACAAGAGGTCGGTCAAAAAGGCCGGTTTGGCGCGGCATGCGACAATCTGGCACCCGGGTGGCGCTAAACCCCGGAGCGCCCGGCAATTTCAGGAAACATTTTCGACGTTATCACGCGTGAGTGTTCAGTTTATACGAACACCCAGTGAAACCTTTGTGGGGGGCTGAGCGTAACTCCTCCCGAGATCACAAACGACCTCTACCCAGCGTCACAAAGGATTACCCAAAATGAACATCTTCAAGACCTTCGCCCTGACCGCAACCCTGTTGGCCGGCGGCGCCACTGCAACCCTGGCTGCCAGCCCCTATGACGTCATGGACGGCGTGAGCTCGCTCGGCTCGATCCAGGAAGCCCGCGGCGCTACCGTGCTGCAGGTCAATGCGAACGAAGCCTTCACGCTCAAGTTCGACAATGACGTCAGCTCTGTCCAGGCCCGCGTCAAGAACAACCCAAGCCTGATCGAGACCATCGAGCGCCAGGGCTATACGATCGAGCAGATCGTCGGTGTCGCCGGCGACTTGAACAGCCTGACCCTCTACGCACTGTAAGAAGTCGACAGCCAGGGGCGGCTTGAGCCGCCCCCTCCCCTCTCTGCAGACCAGAACTGCCCAGCGACCCGAGCGGGTCGACGGCCGGCCCATGCCGGTCCGCTTCGGGCAGTCCCATCATCACCCAAAGGATATCATCATGACCACTCTCAAGATTCTCGCCCTGACCGCAACGCTGCTGGCCGGCGGCGCCACTGCAACCCTGGCTGCCAGCCCCTATGACGTCATGGACGGCGTGAGCTCGCTCGGCTCGATCCAGGAAGCCGGCAGCGCGACCGTGCTGCAGGTCAATGCCAACGAAGCCTTCACGCTCAAGTTCGACAATGACGTCGCCTCGGTCCAGGCCCGCGTCAAGAACAATGCCCGCCTGCTCAATGCCGTTGAACGCCAGGGCTATACGCTCGAGCAGATCGTCGGCGTCAGCGGCGACCAGAACAGC
This sequence is a window from Devosia beringensis. Protein-coding genes within it:
- the rplT gene encoding 50S ribosomal protein L20, which encodes MSRVKRGVTNHARHKKVLKAAEGYYGRRKSTIRIAKQAVEKAGQYAYRDRRIKKRNFRALWIQRINAAVRDQGLTYGRFIDGLSKAEIAVDRKVLSDLAITQPEAFNVLVAKAKAALAYLESVDTVTHARVTAA
- the rpmI gene encoding 50S ribosomal protein L35: MPKMKTKSGAKKRFSFTATGRVKAGVAGKRHRLINHNAKYIRTNRGTKILSKGDEGLVKWYMPYNR